The genomic stretch CCAGCCTTCTCCATCTACCCAACTTGCGTAAACACGGAATGTCTCCGCAGAGTTAGAACCTGAAATGGTTGCAACGACATCATTGCCACCGTTACCGTCATTTCCTATATACCACGTTGTCATGGATGCCGGATCTAACCCAACTGCACCCGCAGCTGCTTGCTCAATCTCCTGCCAATCCTTCGTTTCCTCCTGGAAAGTCGTCGTATGGGCACCAGACTGCTCTGTACCAATCGGCTCCCAATCTTTCTTATACGCTTCCTTTACATTATCATCGGATGGCTCGACTTCTTCTTTTTTGCTATCCTTTTCCTCTTTATCCTGTTCTTCTTTCTTTTCTTCATCGCTTTGCTCTTTATTCTCGTCATCAGAAGCATTGTTACCTGACACCTGATCCGCGATGGTCTGCTTATTTTGGTCGTCATCCGCTGTCTCATTTGAGGCAGTTGGTTTATCATTCAGAACGGCGATAAGCAACACGACGACTACTGCTGCTCCGGCTAAAGCCAAGACAAGGCTCAGCCACTTTTTCGGTTTTCTTCGCTGGTTCCGATTATTTAATCTGGAATAATCCTTATTTTCATCAGCCATGTTCATCCCTCCTCATTGGTTTCTATTATACTATGAACAGCATCATAGCCAAAGTCATAATATAGGCAGAATTTTTATTCGGTATTTTTGTTGAAGTCTCGCTAATTTTGGCATACAGGAAGGAATACGAGCATAAGTATCTAACTATATAAACAGAAAAGCAGGTGGAACATCTTTGATCAGTCTTCAAGCTTCCTGTGGAAAGAGAGGAAGATAACCATGATGAATGTGACAAGAATGGATACGAACCTTTGGGGGCACGAATCGTTCGAGTATGTCGGCTATGATAAGGAAGCCGAGACCTTCTCTATCTTCTTATTAGAAGGATGTTGTTTATCCTTTACTAGTGTG from Terribacillus sp. DMT04 encodes the following:
- a CDS encoding YrrS family protein: MADENKDYSRLNNRNQRRKPKKWLSLVLALAGAAVVVVLLIAVLNDKPTASNETADDDQNKQTIADQVSGNNASDDENKEQSDEEKKEEQDKEEKDSKKEEVEPSDDNVKEAYKKDWEPIGTEQSGAHTTTFQEETKDWQEIEQAAAGAVGLDPASMTTWYIGNDGNGGNDVVATISGSNSAETFRVYASWVDGEGWQATKVEVLKENDKKNI